Proteins encoded by one window of Terriglobales bacterium:
- the recG gene encoding ATP-dependent DNA helicase RecG — translation MLELHTAVKYVKGIGPRLAGALATKGIHSVEDLLYYLPFRYEDRLNPRSIAELRPGEMATVIAEVRSSGLFRTRRMPIFEMTAGQIENLLLQTAATAPPGHDQDAPALRAGLMRARPTLKCTWFNATYLKDKFRPGQIVALYGKVEEGFKGRGLQIVQPQFEILGEPDGAGASHDNDDAQGAPRLPRVGRRGARDDAADSSNWVSLEIGRIVPIYESAWQGKLTSRWFRRIIHGALQDLAADIPDAVPAAIRRRLALPPRRQAFQEAHWPGPGESLLDLRDARTPAHRRLIFEELFFLELGLELKRRRLRAQPGIGFALDDKVRAAIKRILPFHPTAAQKRVLKEIADDMAQPTPMRRLLQGDVGSGKTIVALEAAIIAIENGYQVALMAPTEILATQHYLSARRILENAGYRIVLLTGSLDLEAKRSTRRHIARGDAQLVIGTHALIEEKVEFARLGLVIVDEQHRFGVMQRFKLMKKPAGPPAAAAADPEPDVLVMTATPIPRTLALTLYGDLDVSLLDELPPGRSPIVTRRISDERSSEVWDFVRKQVAAGHQAYIVYPVIEGRDDEQPALDFALTAEKADKKKTAASLKAAEQMYEKLRKQVFPGLRVGLLHGRLPPDDKEIVMRRFQRGEIDVLVSTTVIEVGVDVPNANIMVVEHAERFGLSQLHQLRGRIGRGSAKSFCVLMTGGKVTEEAERRLDAMVRTTNGFEIAELDLEQRGPGEVFGTRQAGMPDFRVANILRDRELLEHAKREAADVVSGAAKDVSKEEAAQAIQHLKSHWQRRYGLVEVG, via the coding sequence ATGCTGGAATTGCACACCGCGGTGAAGTACGTGAAGGGCATTGGCCCGCGCCTGGCCGGCGCGCTCGCCACCAAGGGCATCCACAGCGTCGAAGACCTGCTCTACTACCTGCCGTTCCGCTACGAAGACCGCCTCAATCCCCGCTCCATCGCCGAACTTCGTCCCGGCGAGATGGCCACCGTCATCGCCGAAGTGCGGTCTTCCGGCCTGTTCCGCACCAGGCGCATGCCGATTTTCGAGATGACGGCGGGCCAGATCGAGAATTTGTTATTGCAAACCGCTGCCACAGCGCCGCCTGGCCATGACCAGGATGCCCCCGCGCTCCGCGCCGGGCTCATGCGCGCCCGGCCCACGCTGAAGTGCACCTGGTTCAACGCCACGTATCTCAAAGACAAGTTCAGGCCCGGCCAGATCGTGGCCCTCTACGGCAAGGTCGAAGAAGGATTCAAAGGACGCGGCCTCCAGATTGTCCAGCCGCAATTTGAAATCCTCGGCGAACCCGACGGCGCAGGCGCCTCGCACGATAACGATGATGCCCAGGGCGCCCCGCGTCTGCCCCGTGTCGGCAGACGTGGGGCGCGCGACGATGCCGCCGATTCGTCGAATTGGGTCTCGCTGGAGATCGGCCGCATCGTTCCCATTTACGAATCAGCGTGGCAGGGCAAGCTCACCTCGCGCTGGTTCCGGCGCATCATCCACGGCGCGCTCCAGGACCTGGCCGCCGACATTCCCGACGCCGTCCCCGCCGCGATTCGACGCCGCCTCGCGCTGCCCCCGCGCCGCCAGGCGTTCCAGGAAGCGCACTGGCCCGGGCCTGGCGAGAGCCTGCTCGACCTGCGCGACGCGCGCACCCCCGCGCATCGCCGCCTGATTTTCGAGGAATTGTTCTTCCTCGAGCTTGGCCTGGAGCTGAAGCGCCGCCGCCTGCGCGCGCAGCCGGGCATCGGCTTCGCGCTCGACGACAAGGTCCGCGCCGCCATCAAGCGCATCCTGCCGTTCCATCCGACGGCCGCCCAGAAGCGCGTACTGAAAGAAATTGCGGACGACATGGCGCAGCCCACGCCCATGCGCCGCCTGCTCCAGGGCGATGTCGGCTCGGGCAAGACCATCGTCGCGCTCGAGGCCGCCATCATCGCCATCGAAAACGGATACCAGGTGGCGCTCATGGCGCCCACCGAAATTCTGGCCACGCAGCATTACCTCTCCGCCCGCCGCATTCTGGAGAACGCCGGATACCGCATCGTGCTGCTCACCGGCTCGCTCGACCTGGAGGCCAAGCGGAGCACGCGCCGTCACATCGCCCGCGGCGACGCGCAACTCGTCATCGGCACCCACGCGCTGATCGAAGAGAAGGTGGAATTCGCTCGGCTCGGCCTGGTCATCGTCGACGAGCAGCATCGCTTCGGCGTGATGCAGCGCTTCAAGCTGATGAAGAAGCCCGCCGGCCCGCCCGCCGCCGCCGCCGCCGATCCCGAGCCCGACGTGCTCGTCATGACCGCCACGCCCATCCCGCGTACGCTCGCGCTCACCCTCTACGGCGACCTCGACGTGAGCCTGCTCGACGAGCTTCCGCCCGGCCGCTCGCCCATCGTGACGCGCCGCATCTCCGACGAGCGCTCCAGCGAAGTCTGGGACTTCGTGCGCAAGCAGGTCGCAGCCGGCCATCAGGCCTACATCGTCTATCCCGTCATCGAGGGCCGCGACGACGAGCAGCCCGCGCTCGACTTCGCGCTCACGGCGGAGAAAGCAGACAAGAAGAAGACCGCCGCCAGCCTGAAGGCCGCCGAGCAGATGTACGAGAAACTGCGCAAGCAGGTCTTCCCCGGCCTGCGCGTCGGGCTGCTGCACGGCCGTCTGCCGCCCGACGACAAAGAAATCGTGATGCGCCGCTTCCAGCGCGGCGAAATCGACGTGCTCGTCTCCACCACCGTGATCGAAGTCGGCGTGGACGTGCCCAACGCCAACATCATGGTCGTCGAGCACGCCGAGCGCTTCGGCTTGTCACAGTTGCATCAGTTGCGTGGACGCATCGGCCGCGGCAGCGCCAAGTCCTTCTGCGTGCTCATGACCGGCGGCAAAGTGACCGAAGAAGCCGAGCGACGGCTTGACGCCATGGTGCGCACCACCAACGGCTTCGAGATCGCCGAACTCGACCTGGAACAGCGCGGCCCGGGCGAAGTCTTCGGCACGCGCCAGGCCGGCATGCCCGACTTCCGCGTGGCCAACATCCTGCGCGACCGCGAGCTGCTGGAGCACGCCAAGCGCGAAGCCGCCGATGTAGTGTCAGGCGCCGCGAAAGACGTGAGCAAGGAGGAAGCCGCCCAGGCGATTCAGCATCTGAAGTCGCACTGGCAGCGGAGATATGGGCTCGTCGAAGTGGGATAG
- a CDS encoding glycosyltransferase family 2 protein, translated as MPARCAPCMLDRITPLVITYNEAPNLRRTLDKLAWARDILIVDSFSTDETLAIARSFPQVRVVQRGFDTFATQCNFGLAHVRSEWVLSFDADYVLTDELRAEIAALDPDGSVAGYRARFRYCIQGHTLRASLYPPRMVLYRRAKARYRDEGHGHRVEVDGDVRELGGYVLHDDRKPLERWLAEQNRYALREAEHLLATPVWQLNRADRIRRKVVLAPAMVFFYTLIGQRLISDGLPGWIYVAQRTTAELILSMRLAERKLGVGR; from the coding sequence ATGCCGGCGCGGTGTGCGCCGTGCATGCTGGACCGGATTACGCCGCTCGTCATCACTTACAACGAAGCGCCCAACCTGCGGCGCACGCTGGACAAGCTTGCCTGGGCGCGCGACATCCTGATCGTTGACAGCTTCAGCACCGACGAGACGCTTGCCATCGCGCGCTCGTTTCCGCAAGTCCGCGTGGTGCAGCGCGGGTTCGATACGTTTGCCACGCAGTGCAACTTCGGACTCGCACATGTCCGCAGCGAGTGGGTGCTTTCCTTCGACGCCGACTACGTGCTGACCGACGAGCTGCGCGCGGAAATTGCGGCGCTCGATCCCGATGGCTCGGTGGCCGGATACCGCGCGCGCTTCCGTTATTGCATTCAGGGACACACTCTGCGGGCAAGCCTCTATCCGCCGCGCATGGTGCTGTATCGTCGCGCGAAAGCGCGCTATCGCGACGAAGGGCACGGGCATCGCGTTGAGGTCGACGGCGACGTGCGCGAGCTGGGCGGCTACGTGCTGCACGACGACCGCAAGCCGCTGGAGCGCTGGCTCGCCGAACAGAATCGCTATGCGCTGCGCGAAGCCGAGCACCTGCTGGCCACGCCGGTGTGGCAATTGAATCGCGCCGACCGGATCCGCCGCAAAGTGGTGCTGGCGCCGGCGATGGTCTTCTTCTACACGCTGATCGGCCAGAGATTGATTTCCGACGGCCTGCCCGGCTGGATCTACGTGGCGCAGCGGACGACGGCGGAGCTGATCTTGTCGATGAGGTTGGCGGAGCGGAAGCTAGGAGTTGGGCGTTAG